In Microbulbifer sp. THAF38, the sequence GCTTCCTGGTGGAGAATACCAACTCCCTGCTGGATCTTATTTACCTGAATAGTATTACCATCAGTACCTACCTGGATGGAACAGCCACAGGTGAAAATATCAGCGGCTATATGCTGGCGCCCTTTAAGGTCAATGGTGCACGGAATCACCGCCTGCTACTGGCAAATACCCGGGCAGACTTTAATCAGGTTCGTTTGACCCTTAGAGGCCTGGAGCTTAGTAACAACAAGCTGGATGTCTATCTCACCTGTGCGGTACCAATCAGCCAGCAGTAATGAATTTCTAATCAAAACAGAAAAGCCCCAGTGTTTCGGGGCTTTTTTATTAAAAATGTTATTAAAGCACTATTTTACCGCGCATATAATCTACCGCTTGGCCAATAAGTATGACCTCATTATTGACAACCTCACACGTCAACACACCGCCCCTCTTTGACAGCTGCCTAGCACTGAGACGCGATTTCCCCAATACCTGACTCCAATAGGGGGCAAGCTCACAGTGTGCGGAACCGGTTACTGGATCCTCATTTACCCGCAGCTTCGAGTAAAAACAGCGGCTGACAAAGTCACAGTGATCCCCCGGTGCGGTAATGACGACTCCTCTTAAATCTAACTCGGCCAGCAGCATAAAATTCGGCTTGATGCTCTTTAATTCAGCCTCGCTATTTAGCACAACGATATAGTCGAACGCAGCCAAAGTTTGTAGCGGTGATACACCCAAAGCGCCGGATAAACTGGAAGAACACTCAACCGGAGTGGGCACACTGGCAGGAAAACACATCTTGTAGCCGTCTTCACAAACTTCCACTTTTAGTAGACCACTGCGCGTCTCAAAGTGAATGACAGGCCTTTTATAGGATAAATGCTTAAATAACACATGGGCCGCCGCCAGAGTGGCATGACCACAGAGATCCACTTCAGCTTCAGGGGTAAACCAACGCAGCCTGTAACCATCACCCTCGGGTACAAAAAATGCTGTTTCAGATAAGTTATTTTCCTCAGCAATTCTTTGCATCTGTATACCTGGCAACCACTCGTCTAAAGGACAAACCGCTGCCGGGTTACCGGAAAACACTTCAGATGCAAAAGCATCCACCTGATAAAGATTAATCTCCATATTTTTCTGCACTATCCATCCAAAGGGGGGGAAAGCAGAGATTACTATCAATAGCGCTGACAATACAGGGCGATCATCAAGATGCAACCACAGCCTCAGCAGATACTAAAAAGGGGCATTCAGATGCCCCTTAAATAGAAACGACGTACTAACAATGAAATAATGCGTATTCAATACTTTGCAAAAAATCTCATAATATGTACACGCAGTAGTTTAAAGAACCAAAGAAAATTTTTTCAGCCAGCTAATCCAAAGGGCAAACACTTGCCAGAGAAGTTGTGAAAGCACGCTTCATAAATTCAAACTGCTCATTGGTTTCCATATGTTCACTCAGTGAGTTCCTGGCAGAAAGAAAGCGCTTCTTCTCCAAATCTGTCATACCTTCATGATAGAGGTATAGCTTTTCAACTGGCTTCATCGCCGATTTTTCGCTTCTATAAAATTGATCCTTGGACATTGCCAGATCAACCTTATCCCGAATTGAGCCATCCGGCATTATTTGAACAGAGACACTGGGAACATAGTTTGCTATCGGTCCCTTTAGATTTAATACTTCTGGATTAAGCTCACTCAGCTTCTTGGCGATATAAACTTTCAGCTTATTATTTCTAACCTCCAGTTTTACAAACGGCTTTATTATCTTGAACTTATCTTTATCCTCTTCAAACAATTGCACAGACGCCTCTAACATCACCAAACTCTGGGTGTTCAGAAAACGCTCATACTCCTCTAGCTGGCAAGAGGCTTGTGCATACTGACTGAAGAAAAAGGCGAGGACCAGGGCTGGTATTTTCATTGTTCCAATGATTATCCTTAATTTTTAGGTATTGGCCGCCCAACTCCATTAGGCGAATCTGACGTATATCACACCCTATTTTAGTCGCCTTTTTCTCTTGCATAACCTATAGGTTCACATTTGCGGGATTCCCCACAGAAAATACGTGGCTTCCTTCTTTTTTCAGGCTATACACGCCATTAAAAGACAACGGGGAGAAGATGAAAAGAAAGATCAGGGTATTACCTCTAAAGGTTTACTCTCTGTGCAGCCCAATGCAATAAAACTGAACTCTTCTTAATTAGCGATAATTATCCAGGATAATCGGGGGCAGGTTCCTGGCTTCCGACATCCACTCTTCCACACTCTCTCTAGCAAGAAGCCTTTTTATCCACTGGTGGGTCAGAGGCCAGCTTCGCATTTGAGGGCGGTGAGAATAAATTCTGATTACCGTGGGTACCAGTGCGAGATCGGCCAGGGAGAGATCACCACATAGGTAAGGGCCGCCACTAAGGCTAAGTTCTTGCTCCCAACAACGAAACAACCGCTCTGCATCTATTTGCTCTTCCTGGGTCATCTGCCGTTTGTCGGGATAAAAAGCACTTTCAAAAGATAGCCGTGGACATAGCCCTGAGAGTCCCGCATGCTGCCAGCTTAAGAAGGATCGCGCTCTAGCCCTCAGCAAGGGATCTGAAGGCAATAAATTTCCACCGCCAATATCATTGGCATATTCCATAATAGCCAAAGAATCAAAGATGATACTTTGGTTTTCCACCAGTACAGGCACCGAGGCAGCTGGGGAGATCTCGCCGATTCTACGAAGATTGTCGAAACGCTGTGGTTTGCGAATATCAACAACCTGCTCTTTAAACTCAATACCCAACTCCCTTAAAGGAAGCCAGGCTCGAAATGCCCAACTGGAGACATTCTTTGTACCAATGTATAAAATACGTTCCATGTTTAGCCTAAAAAAAATTTAAGATTCAATCTTACATCCAAATTACAAGCTAATCACAATAGGTTCACTCTTTTTCCCATCAGAGATTCCAACCTATCGAAGCTTTCTTTCCAAGCAAAGGTACACAAAGAGGCTAACCTGAAAAATCACAACAATAAAAACACCTTTACCAAATCACTAGAGGCTGTTTCATAACTTGAAATTGGCTATTCTCACGCAATTACATAGAAAAAAGCCCAGCAATAGTGAGCCGATTCAAGTCAGAATTAACCAATGATCAATGGAAAGTGATCGAACTTTGTCTTCCTGAGTTAAAACGAGGAAAGGGAGGCCCAAAACCCATTGATAATCGAACTTGTTTTGAAGGCATCCTGTGGGTTTTGCGTTCTGGAGCGCGATGGAAAAATCTTCCTTCATGCTATCCATCACCAAGTACATGCTGGAGAAGGCTTCAGTTTTGGGAAGAGCAAGGAGCTTGGTTATAGGCATGGAGAAGATTCCTAGAGCTGTTGGATCAACAGTCTTTGCTTAACTGGGAGGGGGTCTTTTCTGATGGCAGCTTTGCACCAGTAAAAAAAGGGGCTTCGAAATCGGGAAAACCAAACGGAGTAAGGGTTCAAAGTGGATGGTGGCGGTCAATGGCGAAGGTATTCCACTGAGAGGCACCATTACTTAGGCCTCACCAGTAGAAGTGGATTTATTACACCCATTACTTGATGTTACGTATAAAAATACAAAGATTCATCGCTTAGTTTATGATAAAGCTGCGGACTCTGATCCTCTTCGAGATAGTCTGTTGAGTCGTGGAATCGACCTTATCTGTCCACACAGAAGAAATAGGAAAAAAGTCTCAAGGCAGGATGGCAGAAAGCTCAGAAGGTACACTCGCCGTTGGAAAGTTAAGCGAACTTTTGCGTGGCTGGGAAATTACCGTCGTTTAGTTGTTAGATGGGAGCGATATTTGTCCACTTATCGTGCTTTTTTACTGTATTGCATGCATGTTAATTACGTTAAAGAAGTTATGAAGCAGCTTCTAGGCTTTTATATCATTTTCTTGAAATTAGGGGCTCTCTGCAAAATTCTGTGAGCCGCTCTGAAATCAGAAAACTG encodes:
- a CDS encoding transposase, which codes for MIELCLPELKRGKGGPKPIDNRTCFEGILWVLRSGARWKNLPSCYPSPSTCWRRLQFWEEQGAWL
- a CDS encoding transposase gives rise to the protein MDLLHPLLDVTYKNTKIHRLVYDKAADSDPLRDSLLSRGIDLICPHRRNRKKVSRQDGRKLRRYTRRWKVKRTFAWLGNYRRLVVRWERYLSTYRAFLLYCMHVNYVKEVMKQLLGFYIIFLKLGALCKIL
- a CDS encoding glutathione S-transferase family protein; the encoded protein is MERILYIGTKNVSSWAFRAWLPLRELGIEFKEQVVDIRKPQRFDNLRRIGEISPAASVPVLVENQSIIFDSLAIMEYANDIGGGNLLPSDPLLRARARSFLSWQHAGLSGLCPRLSFESAFYPDKRQMTQEEQIDAERLFRCWEQELSLSGGPYLCGDLSLADLALVPTVIRIYSHRPQMRSWPLTHQWIKRLLARESVEEWMSEARNLPPIILDNYR
- a CDS encoding PhzF family phenazine biosynthesis protein, whose amino-acid sequence is MEINLYQVDAFASEVFSGNPAAVCPLDEWLPGIQMQRIAEENNLSETAFFVPEGDGYRLRWFTPEAEVDLCGHATLAAAHVLFKHLSYKRPVIHFETRSGLLKVEVCEDGYKMCFPASVPTPVECSSSLSGALGVSPLQTLAAFDYIVVLNSEAELKSIKPNFMLLAELDLRGVVITAPGDHCDFVSRCFYSKLRVNEDPVTGSAHCELAPYWSQVLGKSRLSARQLSKRGGVLTCEVVNNEVILIGQAVDYMRGKIVL